One stretch of Phycisphaerae bacterium DNA includes these proteins:
- a CDS encoding alpha/beta fold hydrolase: protein MARPQHRCHYMLPLILTAVCLGCTERQTGPWNLRQLNQPPAVQWVNTSGTVRQLYYTNEPYNGHATRVFAYYAVPENHADRAPAMVLVHGGGGKAFPEWAEMWAKRGYAAIAMDLAGCGPDAKPLPDGGPGQGHEEKFTAMNQGIQAVWSYHAVAAVIRAHSLLRKLPDVDPERVGITGISWGGYLTCIAAGLDHRFKVAVPVYGCGFIYEDPTWTNPMNKLTDTERQQWIHNFDPSRYLAGCWTPIMFINGTNDVYRLDCFEKTYRLVSGPRSQRIGIRLPHSHPDGWAPKEIGLYVDSVLRNGQALPRIKRITRQGTQVQATVKSPIPVKEATLNYTTDTGGWKERKWESRPAQLDQNGQRVRVQLPSDQAITYFVNVTDERGAIVSSDIQRVPASANAK, encoded by the coding sequence AGCGGCAAACCGGCCCCTGGAATCTCCGCCAGTTAAACCAGCCACCGGCGGTGCAATGGGTGAACACAAGCGGTACGGTCCGACAACTGTACTACACCAACGAACCCTACAACGGACACGCCACCCGAGTGTTCGCTTACTACGCCGTCCCGGAAAATCACGCAGACAGGGCGCCGGCCATGGTGCTGGTCCACGGCGGCGGAGGCAAGGCCTTCCCAGAGTGGGCCGAGATGTGGGCAAAGCGAGGCTACGCCGCCATCGCCATGGATCTGGCAGGCTGCGGCCCGGACGCCAAACCGCTCCCCGACGGCGGACCGGGTCAGGGCCACGAAGAGAAGTTCACGGCCATGAACCAGGGCATTCAAGCGGTCTGGTCCTACCACGCCGTGGCCGCGGTGATCCGGGCTCATTCACTGCTGCGGAAACTGCCCGACGTGGATCCGGAACGCGTCGGAATCACCGGCATCTCCTGGGGCGGATATCTCACTTGCATCGCCGCCGGGTTGGATCACCGGTTCAAGGTCGCCGTGCCCGTCTACGGCTGCGGCTTCATCTACGAGGACCCAACCTGGACCAACCCAATGAACAAACTGACCGACACCGAGCGCCAGCAGTGGATCCACAACTTCGATCCGTCACGATACCTGGCCGGCTGCTGGACACCCATCATGTTCATTAACGGTACCAACGACGTCTATCGACTTGATTGCTTTGAGAAAACCTACCGGCTGGTCTCCGGGCCGCGGTCCCAGCGGATCGGTATTCGCCTGCCCCACAGCCATCCGGACGGCTGGGCTCCAAAGGAAATCGGCCTCTACGTCGACTCGGTGCTCCGCAACGGACAGGCTCTGCCCCGAATCAAGCGAATCACCCGCCAGGGAACACAGGTGCAGGCGACGGTCAAAAGCCCCATCCCGGTCAAAGAGGCGACCCTGAACTACACCACGGATACGGGGGGATGGAAGGAACGTAAGTGGGAAAGTCGGCCAGCCCAGTTGGATCAGAACGGCCAGCGCGTCCGCGTCCAACTTCCGTCCGATCAGGCAATCACCTACTTCGTCAATGTGACCGATGAACGCGGGGCGATCGTGTCATCCGACATTCAGAGGGTGCCGGCCTCGGCGAACGCCAAGTGA